Below is a window of Thermodesulfomicrobium sp. WS DNA.
CGGTGGCCCTGCTTTTTGCTGTAGCCCTTGCGGCGCTTTTTCTTGAAAACGATGATCTTTTTGTCCCGGCCATGGTCCACCACCTGGCAGCGCACCACCGCGCCTTCCACCAGCGGCTGTCCCACCTTGAGACCGGACTCACCCTGCACCAAAAGCACCCGGTCCAGAGCGATCTCCGCGCCGACCTCGGCCTCCATCTTGGGCGCCTTGAACTGCAGCCCTTCTTCCACCCGGAACTGCTTCCCGCCCGTTTCTACAATCGCGAACATGGTATGATGACCTCCAAAAAAGTGAACGACGCCCGAAACATGCTGCGCGGACGTCACGCCTTGCCGTCGAGAGGGAGGCTTTCTGTACGCGGCGATGGCCCTGACGTCAACCACAAAGCAAAAACTCCCATCCGGGCGTCCCGGGCCGGCACCGTGCCCAAGGAGACTGCGCCGTGCACCCGCAAATCATCCGGCGGCCACCTCCCAGCCGACGATCTGGCGCAGATTCCGGGAAAATTCCACGCCCACCTCGATGACGGTGACTTCCGGGGCGCGGTATTTGGAGGAACACGAAGCATAGCGTCCCCCTTGAGTACGGAGGAGAGGTTGCGCAGGCATCCTCCCAGCCTCCCATGCCCTGCTTTGCGCAACGCATCCCTCTGAGCCGGCATCACATGCCCTTTCCCACAAACTCCATCACGTACTTGGCCGCGGTACTCAAAAGCACCAGCACCAAGCCGGCCTTGATGACCCGCGACGGCACGAAACGCTGGCAGCGCGCCCCCAGATACATGCCCGCCATGCCGCCCAAACCAAAAAGCAGCCCCAACTTCCAGTCCGGGGCAACAGAAAGGTGCGGGTACCACGGAGCAATGGCTTGATAGAAGATCACCCCAGCCACGGAGGTAACGCACGTGCCCATGAGGGCCGCGCCAGCCACGGCGTACACCGGCAGGCCGAATATGGAGACAAAAAACGGGGCCACGATGGCGCCACCGCCGATGCCGTACACCCCGCCCACAACGCCCACCACCAGGCAAAGGACAAAAATCCCCCACACCGGGGCCTGATACCGCCTTCCTTGAAAGGTAAACGCCACCTGCCGCCAATTCCAGGCCTCCACCTCCACCACGCCATGGCCGGTGTCCTTTTTGCCGCCGCCGCGCCACAGGTCGCGCACCATACGCGCGCCGATATAGGCGAGCACCAGGGCGGCAAACAGCTTGAAGCGCCGCGGATCCGGCAAATAGGCCACGCGCAACATCGCGCCGAGAAACACCCCGGGCAAGGTACCCAGCACCACGGCCCAGGTGAGCGGCCACACCATGCGCCCCTCCTTGGCGTAGCGCCACACTCCGCTGGGGATGGCCACCACGTTGAAGAGCTGGTTGGTGGCGCTCACCGAGGGGTGCACATACCCCAGCACCGACATCTGAAAAGGAAGAAGAAGAAACGCCCCGGACACCCCGCCCATGGAAGTGCCCAGCGAAATGGCAAAGGCCGTCAGCGGCGGCACCCACCACGCCACTTCGATACCTGCAGTGGAAAACATCATAACCCTCTCCCTCTGCTGTATTTTTTCACATATCTACTTTGTGATAAAAATCACAGAATCGTCAAGCCCCTCACGGACCTCTCCTCAAAAAAAATCCCGGCCAGAACGCCCTGGCCGGGAAAGCACATTTCCAGCAGTTCCAAACGTCATATTCCGCAGGCGTCCTGCAGATACTTATGACGCAGGTTGCGCGTCACCAGCACGGGGCATTGGGCCCCTTGGAGCACGTGAGTCACCACACTGCCCATAATGACCCCTTCCAAGGCCGAAAGTCCCCGGGATCCAATCACAATGAGGTCGCAGTCATACTCTTCCTGCACATCGAGGATGACATACCCCGGCCGGCCTTCACGGGCGATGAGCTCAATGCGCATGCCACAGGGCTCGAGCATCTTCTTATAATCCTCAAGCATCGCCATGGATTTCGCCTGCTCCTCTGCACGCAACATGGCAGCCTCATCTCCACCGATGGTCATATTGATAGGCTCATAGACATGCAGAAGATAGAGCACCGGATTGCGGACATTGAGTAAGTGACTCGCATATTTTGCTGCGTTGCGGGATGAATCGGATCCATCCACCGGCACTAGGACGCGTTCAATCTTGATCATAGATCCTCCACGAGATCATACTTCCGCATTAGAGGAAGAAAATCACGGTTGTCAAAATAAAACACGGAATCAAAATTCCAATAGACCACGCCATGTAGCCGAAGAAGCTCGGCATCTTCACACCTGTAGATTCCGCGATAGAACGCACCATGAAGTTAGGCGCATTGCCGATATAGGTGTTGGCACCCATGAATACCGCTCCGGCAGAAATCGCCATGAGAGTAGTCACTTCCTGCATGAGCACCTGGGCATCACCGCCAGCGGTATTGAAGAATACCAAATAGGTCGGGGCATTGTCCAAAAAGCTCGACAGTGCGCCGGTAAGCCAAAAATACATGGCGTGGTTGGGCTGACCGTTCTCGGACACCAAGGCGATGATGCTCCGCAGCGCCCCTTCCTCGCCAGCGCGCAAGATGGCGATGGCCGGAATCATGGAAAGGAAGATGCCGGCAAAGAGCTTGGCCACCTCGCGAATGGGCTCCCAGTCGAACTCGTTCTTGCGCCGGGTCTCAAAACTGGTGGTCTTGAGGCTGATGCCCGCCAAAATGAGCAGCAGAATATCCCGCACCACGTTTTGCAACTCCACGTGCACATGGTACACGTCAAAGCCCGTACCCGGGTTCCACATGCCACTCATGAGCACCCCGCCAACAACACCCGCCAAGAGCAGAAGGTTATGGGTGCCTTCCAACCCAAGCTTGCCCTTGGCTTGCGGCGGCGTGGGACGGCCTTCCTTGTTGAAGAGCACGGTATCCAGGACCAGGTACAGGGTCAGGAGAATGGCGGCGATCACGGCCATGGGTACGAAGAGATGCACCGTGGTCCAGAAGAACGATACGCCCTTGAGGAAGCCCAAGAAAAGCGGCGGGTCTCCCAGCGGCGTGAGCGATCCGCCGATATTGGCCACGAGAAAAATGAAGAACACCACGGTGTGCACCTTGTACTTGCGATGCGCGATGGCGCGAAGAAGCGGCCGGATCATGAGCATCGCCGCGCCGGTGGTCCCCATCCAGCTCGCCAAGATCGTGCCCAAAAGCAGGAGTCCTGCATTCACCTTGGGCGTGCCCACGAGGCTGCCGGTAAGGCACACCCCGCCGGCGATGGTAAAGAGTGCAAAAAGCAAAATAATGAAGGGGATGTACTCCAGAAGTGCGGTATGTACCACTTCGTAGAGGGCCAGGTCGAATCCATGGGTCAGGGCAAAGGGGACAAGAAACGCCAACCCCCAGAAGGCCGCCACCTTGCCGTAGTGATGATGCCAAAAATGCGGCACGGTAAGCGGCATGACGGCAATGGAAAGGAGCATGCAGGCAAAGGGGATGACCCACAATGCGCCCAATTCTTTTCCGATCTCCTCGGCAGCGTGATGCAAGTCTCCGCCTGCGGCCCATGCCGGGGCCAACCCGCCAAGGAGCGCCACACCAAGGAGCGCGGCCACCCATGGCCAAATCCGTCGCTGTTGCATGCAAGGTCCTCCTGTTTTCGGTTCTTCCAAACCTGATTGACGTTGCCCCCTACGCGGGAGGATGGGCGGCCACCACCGCCACCACGGCCTGGCACAAGTGGACCAGGTCTTCCTCGCTGATGACGTATGGCGGCATGACGTATACCAAGCGGCCAAAAGGCCGCACCCACACACCGGCGTGCACCAAAGCGGGTTGTATGACCGCCATGTGCACCGGCGCCGTGAGCTCCACCACACCGATCCCTCCGAGTACCCGCACCTCGGCCACATGGGGGAGGTCCTGACACGGAGCCAAACCCTCCCGCAAAAGCGCCTCCATGCGCGACACGGCCTGCCGCCAGCCCCCCTGCCGCACGAGTTCCAGCGATGCCCGGGCCACGGCGCAGGCGAGCGGATTGGCCATGAAGGTCGGGCCATGCATGAGGCATCCCGGCCCACCGGCATTGACCCCCTGGGCCACTGCAGCAGTGGCGAGCACCGCCCCCAACGTGAGGTAGCCGCCAGTAAGCGCTTTCCCTACGGCCATGATGTCCGGAGAAATCCCGGCGTGTTCACAAGCGAACATGCGGCCGGTGCGGCCAAAGCCGGTAGCGATCTCGTCGGCGATGAGCAGCACGTCAAAGGCGTCGCACAACCGCCGTGCCGCACGCAAGAATTGCGGGTGGTAGAAATACATGCCGCCCGCCCCCTGCACCACCGGCTCCAGCACCAGGGCCGCGATCTCGCTTCCGTGGCGCGCCAGCACCTCCTCGAGGGCGGCCATAGCCTGGTCATCCCAGGGAGCACCCCAAGGCACTGCCGGGCGGGGCACAAACAAATGCTGCGGCAAGATGCGCGCGAAATGGGCGTGCATGCCGTTTTCCGGGTCACACACGCTCATGGCGCCCAAGGTATCCCCATGGTAGCCGCCGCGCAGGGCCACCAACCGGCATTTTTCCGGCCGCCCCCGCCCCATCCAGTACTGAAAGGCCATCTTCATGGCCACTTCCATGGCCACGGAGCCCGAGTCGGCAAAGAACACCACGGAGAGCGGTTCCGGCGCCAATTCCACCAATTCCCGCGCCAAGAGCACTGCCGGCTCGTGGGTGATGCCGCCAAACATCACATGGGCCATGCGAGAGAGCTGCCGGGTGATGGC
It encodes the following:
- the rplU gene encoding 50S ribosomal protein L21, coding for MFAIVETGGKQFRVEEGLQFKAPKMEAEVGAEIALDRVLLVQGESGLKVGQPLVEGAVVRCQVVDHGRDKKIIVFKKKRRKGYSKKQGHRQDFTLVKVTGIEAAL
- the bioA gene encoding adenosylmethionine--8-amino-7-oxononanoate transaminase, whose translation is MDPALRHLLELDRQHVWHPYATMPAAMPPVVVESAQGARLRLADGRELIDGMASWWAVIHGYRHPELDAAITRQLSRMAHVMFGGITHEPAVLLARELVELAPEPLSVVFFADSGSVAMEVAMKMAFQYWMGRGRPEKCRLVALRGGYHGDTLGAMSVCDPENGMHAHFARILPQHLFVPRPAVPWGAPWDDQAMAALEEVLARHGSEIAALVLEPVVQGAGGMYFYHPQFLRAARRLCDAFDVLLIADEIATGFGRTGRMFACEHAGISPDIMAVGKALTGGYLTLGAVLATAAVAQGVNAGGPGCLMHGPTFMANPLACAVARASLELVRQGGWRQAVSRMEALLREGLAPCQDLPHVAEVRVLGGIGVVELTAPVHMAVIQPALVHAGVWVRPFGRLVYVMPPYVISEEDLVHLCQAVVAVVAAHPPA
- a CDS encoding sodium:proton antiporter — protein: MQQRRIWPWVAALLGVALLGGLAPAWAAGGDLHHAAEEIGKELGALWVIPFACMLLSIAVMPLTVPHFWHHHYGKVAAFWGLAFLVPFALTHGFDLALYEVVHTALLEYIPFIILLFALFTIAGGVCLTGSLVGTPKVNAGLLLLGTILASWMGTTGAAMLMIRPLLRAIAHRKYKVHTVVFFIFLVANIGGSLTPLGDPPLFLGFLKGVSFFWTTVHLFVPMAVIAAILLTLYLVLDTVLFNKEGRPTPPQAKGKLGLEGTHNLLLLAGVVGGVLMSGMWNPGTGFDVYHVHVELQNVVRDILLLILAGISLKTTSFETRRKNEFDWEPIREVAKLFAGIFLSMIPAIAILRAGEEGALRSIIALVSENGQPNHAMYFWLTGALSSFLDNAPTYLVFFNTAGGDAQVLMQEVTTLMAISAGAVFMGANTYIGNAPNFMVRSIAESTGVKMPSFFGYMAWSIGILIPCFILTTVIFFL
- a CDS encoding universal stress protein, translating into MIKIERVLVPVDGSDSSRNAAKYASHLLNVRNPVLYLLHVYEPINMTIGGDEAAMLRAEEQAKSMAMLEDYKKMLEPCGMRIELIAREGRPGYVILDVQEEYDCDLIVIGSRGLSALEGVIMGSVVTHVLQGAQCPVLVTRNLRHKYLQDACGI
- a CDS encoding sulfite exporter TauE/SafE family protein translates to MMFSTAGIEVAWWVPPLTAFAISLGTSMGGVSGAFLLLPFQMSVLGYVHPSVSATNQLFNVVAIPSGVWRYAKEGRMVWPLTWAVVLGTLPGVFLGAMLRVAYLPDPRRFKLFAALVLAYIGARMVRDLWRGGGKKDTGHGVVEVEAWNWRQVAFTFQGRRYQAPVWGIFVLCLVVGVVGGVYGIGGGAIVAPFFVSIFGLPVYAVAGAALMGTCVTSVAGVIFYQAIAPWYPHLSVAPDWKLGLLFGLGGMAGMYLGARCQRFVPSRVIKAGLVLVLLSTAAKYVMEFVGKGM